One genomic window of Osmia bicornis bicornis chromosome 3, iOsmBic2.1, whole genome shotgun sequence includes the following:
- the LOC114872469 gene encoding uncharacterized protein LOC114872469 isoform X1 has protein sequence MKTGFLIMTTFCMAMSNCILPSPLTLQLILEFAKWRSWDQLVLFENLTSLDCVFTYTRPLMACFAEEGISVSIQSAVNPNVPDALVIQKHRIGSIVLLDGLNLTSPENVLHVASQKFLFNYYISWLMITTRNNDATIDTVLRHLNIGIDSDVVVATPSSFYSKIQKLPGRTCSFLQRYGDHFKFHEPPSKRFDENASINLNYAILEKRTVFFYFVHVYKIRYGDNTSLVTNFLGSWNQDSWSFHNPTSVKLRNDFKGLPIVFGVLNGTIDGEMDSTEEETDDIAPLIDFASFVTSSVNASIELVSHEKLGTLNNKVWNNLLGDVVSGTVDIGLGYITVNEERQTEMTFSHPLIRYMRNIYYHPLEIGTMRDIFRQPFNNYLLGCVASTYVVILIVMGLIIYAAKNVLHYEEEKHIGIGEATLWCISIMCMQGSLWIPRNPSGKTVLLFSLIFSLVTYSAYAGFITSILSVQASGIRSITDILSHNFKLGYSRTDDEYIRNVNDSNLRELYIRAFNNRESRLDTTSGLAKAVKGHYGFFVSATLARRALRSTLIQERCSLRELPLPQTFTMVALPMANSCPYKKVINLNILKIRERGVLNRITDRMLPEMPRCKLPTTFHSARLTDVYSAFFILIAGGVSAISIWIVERIWNKRRQMKDTIVRRMRQHHLMPDFSHLPHLPHFPHFSHLPQLHIRGEFSKGHDSTKSDNKFFASNPSTSVQERPTLKESSFRREKEKDEETHLGDKTSYPRFEQAFYGSRKQTGSKRTNWTPFYGLHKKKFGKRSKDNGSNDDTIFPFHQ, from the exons atgaaaacaggATTTCTTATCATGACAACGTTCTGCATGGCAATGAGTAACTGCATTTTACCATCGCCTTTAACTTTGCAATTAATTCTGGAATTTGCTAAATGGAGATCGTGGGATCAATTGGTGTTATTCGAAAATTTAACTTCTCTCG ATTGTGTATTTACTTATACGAGACCTTTGATGGCATGTTTCGCCGAAGAAGGAATCAGCGTATCAATTCAGTCAGCTGTCAATCCGAATGTACCAGATGCCCTTGTGATCCAGAAGCATCGGATCGGATCGATCGTTTTGTTGGACGGGTTAAATCTCACGTCCCCTGAAAATGTTCTTCATGTG GCATCTCAGAAAtttctgtttaattattacatcTCTTGGTTGATGATTACAACGAGGAATAATGATGCTACGATCGATACGGTGCTTCGACATTTGAATATCGGTATTGATAGTGATGTCGTGGTTGCTACACCTTCTTCATTCTACTCGAAAATCCAAAAACTACCGGGAAG AACCTGTTCCTTCTTACAACGTTATGGAgatcattttaaatttcatgagCCACCGAGCAAGAGATTCGACGAAAATGCATCGATCAACCTAAACTATGCGATTTTGGAGAAACGAACCGTATTCTTCTATTTCGTCCATGTGTATAAGATCCGATACGGTGATAATACCAGTCTGGTAACAAACTTCCTTGGATCCTGGAATCAAGACTCTTGGTCCTTTCACAATCCAACGAGTGTCAAATTACGAAATGACTTCAAAGGATTACCAATTGTTTTTGGGGTATTAAATGGAACTATTGATGGAGAGATGGATTCTACCGAAGAAGAGACGGATGATATTGCTCCCCTTATTGATTTTGCCAGTTTTGTTACCAGCAGTGTGAATGCAAG catagaatTGGTATCACACGAGAAGCTGGGTACTCTGAACAACAAAGTCTGGAACAATCTTCTTGGAGATGTGGTGAGCGGAACTGTGGATATTGGTTTGGGATACATAACTGTGAACGAGGAACGGCAAACGGAAATGACGTTCAGCCATCCATTAATTCGCtacat GAGAAACATTTATTATCATCCCCTAGAGATTGGTACGATGAGAGACATATTTCGACAACCATTCAATAATTACCTTCTAGGATGTGTTGCTTCCACATACGTTGTTATATTGATTGTAATGGGATTAATTATTTACGCTGCGAAGAATGTTCTCCATTATGAAGAAGAGAAACACATTGGAATAGGAGAGGCTACACTGTGGTGCATCAGCATAATGTGCATGCAAG GTTCACTATGGATACCAAGAAATCCATCAGGAAAAACAGTACTCCTATTCAGCTTAATTTTTTCTCTAGTCACATACAGTGCCTACGCTGGTTTCATTACTTCTATATTATCAGTACAGGCCAGTGGTATCAGATCAATCACAGACATTCTTTCGCACAATTTCAAATTAGGATACAGCAGAACCGACGACGAGTACATCAGA AACGTGAATGATAGTAATCTTCGAGAATTGTACATAAGAGCATTCAACAACCGAGAGTCTCGATTGGACACGACTTCCGGTCTCGCGAAGGCCGTGAAAGGGCACTATGGTTTCTTCGTGAGCGCCACCTTGGCAAGACGAGCCCTTAGATCGACGTTGATACAGGAAAGGTGTTCGTTAAGGGAGCTACCACTTCCGCAGACCTTCACCATGGTCGCTCTACCCATGGCTAATTCTTGTCCCTATAAAAAGGtcattaatttaaa CATCCTGAAAATCCGAGAACGTGGGGTATTGAACAGAATCACCGATAGAATGCTGCCCGAAATGCCCCGCTGCAAATTACCCACAACTTTTCACAGTGCCAGATTAACCGACGTCTATTCagctttctttattttgataGCTGGCGGAGTGTCGGCCATTTCGATATGGATCGTAGAAAGAATTTGGAACAAACGTCGACAAATGAAGGACACCATTGTTCGTAGGATGCGACAGCATCATCTGATGCCGGATTTCTCTCACCTGCCTCATCTACCCCATTTCCCTCATTTCTCACATTTGCCGCAATTGCATATTCGAGGTGAATTTTCCAAGGGACATGATTCGACGAAGAGCGACAACAAATTCTTCGCTTCGAACCCGTCTACTTCTGTTCAGGAGAGACCAACACTTAAAGAATCATCTTTCAgaagggagaaagagaaagatgaaGAGACACACTTGGGAGATAAAACGAGTTATCCGCGTTTCGAGCAGGCATTTTATGGTTCGAGAAAGCAGACGGGTTCTAAGCGTACGAATTGGACTCCTTTCTATGGATTACATAAGAAAAAGTTTGGGAAACGATCCAAGGATAATGGGAGCAACGATGATACGATATTTCCTTTTCATCAGTGA
- the LOC114872469 gene encoding uncharacterized protein LOC114872469 isoform X2: MKTGFLIMTTFCMAMSNCILPSPLTLQLILEFAKWRSWDQLVLFENLTSLDCVFTYTRPLMACFAEEGISVSIQSAVNPNVPDALVIQKHRIGSIVLLDGLNLTSPENVLHVASQKFLFNYYISWLMITTRNNDATIDTVLRHLNIGIDSDVVVATPSSFYSKIQKLPGRTCSFLQRYGDHFKFHEPPSKRFDENASINLNYAILEKRTVFFYFVHVYKIRYGDNTSLVTNFLGSWNQDSWSFHNPTSVKLRNDFKGLPIVFGVLNGTIDGEMDSTEEETDDIAPLIDFASFVTSSVNASIELVSHEKLGTLNNKVWNNLLGDVVSGTVDIGLGYITVNEERQTEMTFSHPLIRYMRNIYYHPLEIGTMRDIFRQPFNNYLLGCVASTYVVILIVMGLIIYAAKNVLHYEEEKHIGIGEATLWCISIMCMQGSLWIPRNPSGKTVLLFSLIFSLVTYSAYAGFITSILSVQASGIRSITDILSHNFKLGYSRTDDEYIRNVNDSNLRELYIRAFNNRESRLDTTSGLAKAVKGHYGFFVSATLARRALRSTLIQERCSLRELPLPQTFTMVALPMANSCPYKKHPENPRTWGIEQNHR; this comes from the exons atgaaaacaggATTTCTTATCATGACAACGTTCTGCATGGCAATGAGTAACTGCATTTTACCATCGCCTTTAACTTTGCAATTAATTCTGGAATTTGCTAAATGGAGATCGTGGGATCAATTGGTGTTATTCGAAAATTTAACTTCTCTCG ATTGTGTATTTACTTATACGAGACCTTTGATGGCATGTTTCGCCGAAGAAGGAATCAGCGTATCAATTCAGTCAGCTGTCAATCCGAATGTACCAGATGCCCTTGTGATCCAGAAGCATCGGATCGGATCGATCGTTTTGTTGGACGGGTTAAATCTCACGTCCCCTGAAAATGTTCTTCATGTG GCATCTCAGAAAtttctgtttaattattacatcTCTTGGTTGATGATTACAACGAGGAATAATGATGCTACGATCGATACGGTGCTTCGACATTTGAATATCGGTATTGATAGTGATGTCGTGGTTGCTACACCTTCTTCATTCTACTCGAAAATCCAAAAACTACCGGGAAG AACCTGTTCCTTCTTACAACGTTATGGAgatcattttaaatttcatgagCCACCGAGCAAGAGATTCGACGAAAATGCATCGATCAACCTAAACTATGCGATTTTGGAGAAACGAACCGTATTCTTCTATTTCGTCCATGTGTATAAGATCCGATACGGTGATAATACCAGTCTGGTAACAAACTTCCTTGGATCCTGGAATCAAGACTCTTGGTCCTTTCACAATCCAACGAGTGTCAAATTACGAAATGACTTCAAAGGATTACCAATTGTTTTTGGGGTATTAAATGGAACTATTGATGGAGAGATGGATTCTACCGAAGAAGAGACGGATGATATTGCTCCCCTTATTGATTTTGCCAGTTTTGTTACCAGCAGTGTGAATGCAAG catagaatTGGTATCACACGAGAAGCTGGGTACTCTGAACAACAAAGTCTGGAACAATCTTCTTGGAGATGTGGTGAGCGGAACTGTGGATATTGGTTTGGGATACATAACTGTGAACGAGGAACGGCAAACGGAAATGACGTTCAGCCATCCATTAATTCGCtacat GAGAAACATTTATTATCATCCCCTAGAGATTGGTACGATGAGAGACATATTTCGACAACCATTCAATAATTACCTTCTAGGATGTGTTGCTTCCACATACGTTGTTATATTGATTGTAATGGGATTAATTATTTACGCTGCGAAGAATGTTCTCCATTATGAAGAAGAGAAACACATTGGAATAGGAGAGGCTACACTGTGGTGCATCAGCATAATGTGCATGCAAG GTTCACTATGGATACCAAGAAATCCATCAGGAAAAACAGTACTCCTATTCAGCTTAATTTTTTCTCTAGTCACATACAGTGCCTACGCTGGTTTCATTACTTCTATATTATCAGTACAGGCCAGTGGTATCAGATCAATCACAGACATTCTTTCGCACAATTTCAAATTAGGATACAGCAGAACCGACGACGAGTACATCAGA AACGTGAATGATAGTAATCTTCGAGAATTGTACATAAGAGCATTCAACAACCGAGAGTCTCGATTGGACACGACTTCCGGTCTCGCGAAGGCCGTGAAAGGGCACTATGGTTTCTTCGTGAGCGCCACCTTGGCAAGACGAGCCCTTAGATCGACGTTGATACAGGAAAGGTGTTCGTTAAGGGAGCTACCACTTCCGCAGACCTTCACCATGGTCGCTCTACCCATGGCTAATTCTTGTCCCTATAAAAAG CATCCTGAAAATCCGAGAACGTGGGGTATTGAACAGAATCACCGATAG
- the LOC114872470 gene encoding translation machinery-associated protein 16 homolog has translation MDIALKKEYMKAKKLAHPNSRKSIAIAKRTKKISNRQKAKLSGLIKQNLIGEKMMWMKEHMVPDVCPYTPELTASLLETYIARNDEELEQISIKRSISNKRNRQHASREDVIRMTKEREQEEYNTCGIEITDILNANQCQMLRKWNGELKYMTNFKFRRFGRKHLNEALQKANEPPKEHIKKNVQTKMSDKSESSSEEDKLENIEDSSLNKSTEDDQPTDSGMEVE, from the exons ATG GATATTGCACTGAAGAAAGAGTACATGAAGGCAAAGAAACTTGCGCATCCCAATAGTAGGAAGTCCATTGCCATTGCAAAAAGAACCAAGaa AATATCAAACAGACAGAAAGCAAAATTGAGTGGATTGATAAAGCAGAATTTAATAGGAGAGAAAATGATGTGGATGAAAGAGCACATGGTCCCAGATGTATGTCCCTATACTCCAGAATTAACTGCCAGCCTATTAGAAAC GTACATAGCAAGGAATGACGAAGAACTAGAACAGATTTCTATAAAACGTTCTATAAGTAATAAAAGGAACAGACAGCATGCAAGCAGGGAAGATGTGATCAGGATGACCAAGGAACGTGAACAGGAAGAATATAACACTTGTGGAATAG AAATTACTGATATTTTAAATGCAAACCAATGTCAGATGCTAAGAAAATGGAATGGTGAATTAAAGTATATgactaattttaaattcagaaGATTTGGTAGAAAACATTTGAATGAAGCTTTACAGAAAGCCAATGAGCCACCAAAGGAACACATAAAGAAGAATGTACAGACTAAAATGTCTGATAAGTCAGAAAGTTCTTCAGAAGAGGATAAACTTGAAAATATAGAGGATTCTTCCCTAAACAAATCAACAGAAGATGATCAACCTACAGATTCTGGCATGGAAGTAGAATAA